A region of Argentina anserina chromosome 5, drPotAnse1.1, whole genome shotgun sequence DNA encodes the following proteins:
- the LOC126793940 gene encoding uncharacterized protein LOC126793940, producing the protein MALRFEVLGRFNRARAAQLTLPHFVCQTPLFMPVGTQGTIKGLATDQLEEIGCQIILGNTYHLALRPTSELIDDMGGLHKFMNWPRAMLTDSGGFQMVSLLHLADITEKGVTFQSPVDGKPMLLTPEESIQIQNRIGADIIMALDDVVKTTITGPRIEEAMYRTLRWIDRCIAAHTRPSEQNLFGIVQGGLDPVLRDICVRGLVERNLPGYAIGGLAGGESKDSFWRVVAQCTAALPEDKPRYVMGVGYPLDIVVCSALGADMYDCVYPTRTARFGTALIPEGVLKLKHKAMAEDTRPIDPTCACMVCKNYTRAYIHCLVTKDAMGSQLLSYHNLYYMLKLSRDLHSSIIKGTFPKFVCNFLQTMFPKGDVPEWVCDAMDVAGIDISSCCTSFSSSQDSDKFTHN; encoded by the exons ATGGCGCTTCGCTTCGAG GTTCTGGGGAGATTTAATCGTGCTCGTGCAGCTCAACTTACACTCCCTCACTTTGTGTGTCAGACTCCTCTTTTCATGCCTGTTGGAACTCAAG GAACTATAAAAGGGTTGGCAACTGACCAACTTGAGGAAATAGGTTGCCAAATAATTCTTGGGAATACGTATCATTTGGCACTTCGTCCTACCTCTGAACTTATTGACGACATGGGAGGCCTCCACAAGTTTATGAACTGGCCAAGAGCAATGCTTACGGATTCTGGTGGCTTTCAGATG GTATCCTTATTGCATTTAGCTGACATCACTGAGAAGGGTGTGACATTTCAG TCACCAGTCGATGGAAAGCCAATGCTTTTGACACCTGAGGAATCAATTCAAATCCAA AATAGAATTGGAGCAGATATTATAATGGCCCTTGATGATGTAGTGAAAACTACTATCACTGGTCCAAGAATTGAGGAGGCTATGTACCGTACTCTTCGTTGGATTGACAGATGTATAGCGG CTCATACAAGACCGAGCGAGCAGAACTTATTTGGTATTGTTCAAGGTGGCTTGGATCCTGTGCTGAG GGATATATGCGTCAGAGGCTTAGTAGAACGGAATCTGCCTGG CTATGCCATAGGCGGTCTTGCTGGTGGTGAAAGTAAGGATTCATTTTGGCGTGTTGTTGCTCAGTGCACTGCTGCACTGCCTGAGGACAAGCCACGATATGTTATG GGCGTTGGTTATCCATTGGATATTGTAGTTTGCAGTGCTTTAGGTGCTGACATGTATGACTGTGTTTATCCAACACGTACTGCTCGCTTTGGCACAGCTCTTATACCTGAG GGAGTGCTGAAGCTGAAGCACAAAGCTATGGCCGAGGATACCCGTCCTATCGATCCTACATGTGCTTGCATG GTATGCAAGAATTATACTAGAGCTTACATTCATTGCCTAGTTACAAAAGATGCTATGGGATCTCAGCTTCTGTCATATCACAATCTGTATTACATGCTCAAG CTAAGTAGAGATCTGCACTCATCAATAATCAAAGGAACATTTCCAAA GTTTGTATGCAACTTTCTGCAAACAATG TTTCCTAAAGGCGACGTTCCGGAATGGGTCTGCGATGCCATGGATGTTGCTGGAATAGACATCTCTTCCTGCTGtacttcattttcttcatccCAAGATTCAGATAAGTTCACACACAACTGA